TATCAAGTAAATTAAGTGATTAAGAATATTGACACGCTTTAAATGTTCTTTGCAAGGGATGAAAGACTGAAAATTCCTATTATTTTACCACTAGAATGGTGTTGCAGAAGTTGCAGTGAACGTAACACACAAGGTCGGAGGAATTTTCCGATGACATTTTAGCCGGTTCCATGAATCGCAGGCGATCACTGAACTTAACAACTTTCCTGTTGAATCATACAGCTGAATTGCacaagaaaatcaaacaaaGCGTAAGCAGATCCAGAACTGCAGAATATTTTGAGTTAATACATCAGCTTCTGGCTTAAGCAAGACAAGCTGGAAATTAGCAAGGGAGCGGAGAAAAGGTAATAAAGAAAAGAGAGAAGGAAGATTAATGAAGAAgggatcaatatcaatatatatatagatcatTTGACTAAGAGTAAATGTAAATTTTTCATTGTTAATGTATAAAGAAATATACTGGGAAATTCGGTCCCTATTAAATGAGATCATGACTGGTCGGCATTACGGAAATGACATGACGAAATATGGTCTCTCACATTAATCACTAATTACGTATCTGCcacaatttttaatattaatgttatattttaattttttggtatttttttcacacatatatacatatagttaTCATTATCTATTTATGCTACAATTTTAGTACAAgtgaataaaatttttaaatacaattaCAATTTTCAANAGTTGGGGTGGCGGGGCATAGCATGAGTGGGTAGAAATCGTTTGTTTTTTTGTGCCCACTcatcaattttattaatttgtgaaGCGAGAGGACATAAATCGATTCGTGCATATATGCTTTGGAATGTTtatgttttaataatataatagttTAATTACCTTTGTCATATTtctaattttgtatttaattaatcaattgcAAGACATTTTATAAATCTTAGTTTAGTTTTGTAAAAATGCATGCGTGCGTGCATGATACTATTAACAAACCAGTAGGTTTTCGATTTGTGGGTGAGAAAAATatgttaattataattaataacataGGCAAGACatataagaaaaagaaatatttaaattccgattatgtaatattattaacatgttctcataaatttttataacatCGTCTTAATCTAAGCATATATTATCATAACTTTATAATGGGTTAAATCGGAGAAACTCAAAAGATTTGATGATTATTACAAACTTAATTTcaacatataattaaaataaaagattaattaGAGGggtgtaataatatttatttatttatattgaaaTGTGGATTATATATGTAAAGTTGTCGTACCATAAAATGTCCAATACGATAGAAATGTGTAGACATGACATATTAGAAGCAACTGTGGACATAATTGTGGAGATTTGACAGCAAACAGGCCACTTAACAAAAGCTACAAAGATTTCGGCTGCAATTATTTGGATTAATTGTTGGACCTATTGTAATTTACCTTACGTTAACTtagattttcttttttattttataaacggAATTGACaaactaaattttttataatatagacCATTATTGCTCCCTCTTGACCTTCTAAATTTCTGTTTATGAGTTCATTTTGTTTATTGTTAACACTAAAATTTGTATcatatttttgttataataAATTGATGTTGATGAAATCCGAGATCGTAGCTGGGAGGTCGGATCTTCACTTGGGGAGTTCGGATCGGACCTTCGAAATCTGAAAGCACAAACAAGAACGTTAGAAGATGGCCGGAATGTTGTTCcagcgtagcccctccgacgttCAAGTAAGAGAACAGAAAACTGAGATAGTAATGTGTGTGTTGAGAGAGTGTGAATATatgaatgaataaaaaataaatgaagcctgatatttataggaggagAACAAAATCCTAATTTGGTAGAACTAGATTCTCAGAATCTAGGACGATATTAGATTAAATCTTCGCGGGCTTTACCTTGTTGGGCTTTATTTCTGTGGCCTACCCGTTAATGTCTGAGTGAGAGCTCTCCTAGGCAGGAGCCCGTCTACAGTCTGGACCCTGTGGGAGCTCGGCCGAGACATTTCCAATCGGCGAGATACCATCATCTGGGAGGTTGGATCGGGACATGCTGTGAGGTCGGCATGGGAGGTCGGCCACCACTTTCTGTGTCACGTTTACGGGCGTCTGGAAGGTCGGCCGAGATGACCTCCCGCATGCTCTCCTACCAACTTTGAGCGTTTGAAAAGACCTCTTATCGAGGCTATATCATGAAGATGACCTCTCAAAACTTTCTGAATACTGGGTCCCTACCTTTCTGGGCTACCGAGAATGGGCCGGACCCATCTCCGGTCCGAGGGTATCACGAGTCCCCCTCATCAAGTCGAGCTGACGTTGCAGACCAGAAGCTCATGGTTTTCTGAACTCTCGGTGGCCCATAGTTGTTCTTAGCTGACTGTCTTGAGCTTAGAGGCAGAGTCCTTTGCTATATTGAGCTAAGAAGCAAACTCCAAAGCTATTCTGATCTTGAAAAGCAAAGATTTTGGCTGTTCTGAGCTAAGAGTTTTGAGCTGTCCTAATCTGAAAGACATAGCTCTGGTTCAGCTGAGCTGCGAGGCAAAGTTCTTGGTGATGGTTCTGATAGGCAGAGTTCTGGGCTGTCCGGGCTTCGAGAAAGGGCTCATGGCTGTTTGGATCTGATAGGCAGAGCCCCTTGGCTTTCCCGAGCTAAATACAAAATGTCACTATCATTTATCATCCCAACGGTTAGTTTCATGCATTCCGAGACGATCCTGACCGTTCAATCTATTTGAAATCAATGTCTTGATCTTCTTATGGCCCCTCTATAAATAGCGGCCATTTCTCATCTCTTTTCACTTTTCCTTTCCATCTTTTTACCTCGGTTCCGACCTCCAAGAGAATTTCCCAACTCCCCCTTCCCGATCTCCTAATCTCCACTTAGGTATCCTTTTTATGGCCTCTCCAAACTGTTCTTCCCAGTCGATCTCCGAGGAGATCTTTCGCGAGGTGGATCAGTATGATCCCCTCTCGGAGGTCGCCTCTGGGTCAAGTGAGCATCTGGAGACCGAGGGGGTCAACTCCCACCTCTCCACTGGTGATGATGGCGCAGTCCGGAACCAGCTCGGTTTCTGCCACTCCGAGGAGCCTATCCGGACGTGTGACCCTTGGTTCGATCTCTACCCTTCGTGATTAGATGCCTCAGACGAGATTCGGATCGGAGCTCTCTCTCACGCCCCCTCTGATTATAAGTTTATCTTTCCTCATTTTGAGGAGAGAGATAATACACCCCCTCGGGGCTATTATACCTTCTACAAGACCAGCTATAGGGTGGACTCTGGTTTCCTCTTCCCATTTTTTCCAACAGCTGAGCCAATTTTACCAGATCCACCTCGGCCAGTTTACTCCAAATGCTTTTCGTAACTTGTGCAATTTTGTTGTTCTTTCCAAGGCCTTAGCTTTTGAAGTTGACCCTCTATCCTTCTCCCATTTCTATCTTCCTAAGAGGTCAGAAGAAGGCCCCTTATACTTCTCAGCTTCCCCAAATTGCCAGTTCTTCGAGGGGGCCCCGAGTTCtaacaaattttggaaaaatcatttcttttatgTCCAACCTTCTGACTCGTGGGACATCTGCTCCTAATGGAGAGCTGCCCTCCCCGAGCTCCCCTCTTCCCCTCCGGTCTTCTGCAAGAGCTTCACTTTTCTTGGGCCCTTCGGGGCCATCAGCGGTAGGTGTTTCCATACTCCCACCTTCCTGGTCGAGGACCTCTTGTGCTATTATGGGCTCAGCTCGTCCAAAGTCTCTCCCCAGGGCCATGAGGGTATGGAATTCAGCTCGGTCCCTATTTATCACACCTTTTTTTTAGTCTAACTGAACTTTCATTCTTGTCTTAGGTAGTAGAGTCATGAATTCTCTTATCAAGAAGGCTGCGGCCCGTAGGCAGCAGAAGGCCAGCTCTGAAGGTACAGACAAAGGCAAAGTTGTGGCTGAGGAAGTCAGTAGGGAAGAGGTCTCTGTTGTGACGATAGCCGAGACCACGGAGGCCCTCACGAGCTCGTCCCAAAAACGCCGAGCTCCAAGAACACATCATCCCCAAGGTCAATCTGCCACCAGTGGGGAGCTCAGCTCCATCCCGGGTGATTTTGTGCCCCTCCGGCATTAAGAAAGAGAAATCCTCCCCCGAGTTCTTGTAACTCGATCAAACACTTAATAAAGTAATATTCCAACCATCCCGCAGAGAGAGGTCGGCCGGGCTCTGAGAGCTCGGCAAAATACTTGAGAGTAATAATACGGTGATGTCCAACTGGGAAAGGTCGGCTCGGCACAATATTTGAGAGTAATAATACGGTAATGTTCTACTGAGAAAGGTTGGCTGGGCTCTGGGAGTTCGGCCCAACACTTGATAAAATATTAACCCGTTGATGTCACACTGAGAGAGATCGGCCAGCCTTTAGGAGCTCGGTCCAACACTTAATGAAATAATGACCCAATGGGGTCCCGCTGGCTGAGGTCGACCGGGCTTAGGGAGGTCGGCCACACACCTAAATAAAATAGTAATCTGATGAATAATAAAGTTCTTATCGAGCTGAGGTCGGGATAAACACATGTCCAGCGTGATTGTGGCGAGATGAGCTATGACATCATCAAAGTTCCTGAACATAGGGGGTGTGAAAACCATTATAAAATTGGCGTGATCATGATGAGGTAAGCTCTGAAGCCCCTGAACTGAGATTGGGTGAAAACCCCTGTAAACTTGGCGTAACCAAGATGAGCTGAGCTCTGAGGCCCCTGAACTGAGATAGGGTGAAACCCTTACAAATTTGGCGTGAgcaagatgaggtgagctctgTAGCTCCTCAACTGAGATAGGGTGAAAACCTTTGTAAACTTGGCGTaaccaagatgaggtgagctctgaAGCTCCTAAACTGAGATCGGATGAAAACCCTTGTAAACTTGTCGTGACCAAAATGAGGTGAGCTATGAGGATATTGAACTGAAATATGGTGAAAACCCTTATAAACTTGACGTaaccaagatgaggtgagctctgaAGCTCCTGAAATGAGATCGGGTGAAAACCCTTGTTAACTTGGCGTCACCAAGATGAGATTAGCTCTGAGGCTCCTGAACTGAGATAGGATGAAAAACCTTATAAACTTGGCGTaaccaagatgaggtgagctctgaAGCTCCTGAATTGAGATAGGGTGAAAACCCTTATAAGCTTGGCGTAACCAAGATGAGGTGAGATATGAAGTTCCCGAAATGAGATAGGATGAAAACCCTTATAACTTGGCGTAGCCAAGATGAGGTGAACTCTGAAGCTCCTGAATTGAGGTGGGTGGAAAACCCTTGTCTTCAATAATCTCttataaaaatatgtaattttattaatataactGAATATAGTATCAAAACATGATGTCCTTACAACAAAGGTAACTGACAGAATAAAGGAAACTAAAGCTATAACAATATCTAAGCATAATATTTACGGAGGTGATAAGCATTCCATGGCCTCTTCAACTTCTTCCCTAACAGGTCTTCAAAATAATATGCACCTGAACTCAGCTTCTCCACCACCTTGAACGGTCCTTCCCATCTTGGATCCAGCTTTCCAACATCCACATCCTGAATCTTTTTCCAAACAAGGTCTCCAACTTGAAAGCTCCTCTGAATGACCTTTCTATTGTAGGACCGGGCTTTGTGTCTTTTGTAAGCTTCCATTCTTATGGCTGCGGCTTCCCTCTTTTCTTCCAAGAAATCTAAGTCTGCTGTCCGCCTCTCATCATTTTGATCATCATAGAACATTACTCGGGAGGTCTTTTCGTCGATCTCTGCGAGAAGGACTGCTTTATTTCCATAAACCAGGCTGAAAGGTGTCTCCCCAGTGCCAATCTTCGGAGTAGTCATGTATGACCAGAGCATGCTGGGGAGTTCCTCCACCCAATTACCCTTTGCGTTCCCAAGTCTGGTTTTAAGACTTTGTACTAAGGACCTGTTGGTGACCTCCAAACCTACAGACAATGTTAAATATCAACTTACTCGGGACCCCAAACTTGCAGACAATGTTCTTCCAGAGAAATTTGAGGACTTCATTTTATGGGAAAAGGTCCAACAATATCGATTCTCCATTGGTCAAACGATCAGGCTGCCACAATAGTCTTCCTTAGTGCTGCTGGTTGATGTTGGAGCTTAGCATGACGTTGGCAATTGTTACATGAAATGACGATAGTTAGGGCGTCTTTCTGCATAGTTGGCCAGAAATACCCGGCTAGGAGTATCTTCCATGCCAAGAAATAAGATCCCAATTGATTTCTGCAACAGCCTTCGTGAATTTCCCTTAGCACGTAGTTTGATTGCTTGGGACCCAAGCACTTGAGAAGAGGTCGAGAGAGTGACCTCTTGTAGAAAACCCCATTAATAAGTATAAATCGAAGGCTTCTTTGCTTCAGCCTGTATGTCTTTCTTGAATCTTTGGAGAGCTCTTCCTTTTTCATGCATCTTAATAACTCGGCGCACCAGTCATTGTCTTCGAGTGCGGGGGGTGAGGAGTTCGAGTGAGGAATTAATTCCACTTGGACTACCACATCTCTTGATTTCCAATTGTGAAGTGAGCTTGCCATTTTAGCAAAGGTGTCGGCTCCCTCGTTCTCCTCTCTGGGGATCTGCTTAAACACAAGTTCTGTAAAGATTTCTTTGGCGCCTCAACCACCTTCATGTATTCCATTAATCGTTCATTTTTAATATCATAAGACCCATTCATTTGATTGGCCACTAACTGAGAATCAGAGAAGATGTGAACTCGAGCTGCTTAGACCTGCCGCGCCGCCCTTAGACTTGCTAAAACTGCTTCATATTCTGCCTCATTGTTAGATGCCCTGAAGTCTAGCCTTACAGCCAACTTTACTTCATCCACCTTTGGAGAGATTAATAACACTCCAACTACGCTGCCCTCATTGGTGGACGAGCCATCCACATACACCTTCCAAAGATCTTCTACCTCGACGTGTAGAGTCTCAACAAGGAAATCGACCAAGGCCTGCTCTTTGAATGTGGTCCTAAGTCTATATTGAATGTCATACTCTCCCAGTTCAGTGGTCCACTTAACCAACCTTCCCGAGATGTCAGCATGAGTCATTATCTTCTCCAGAGGGCTGTTAGTGAGGACCATAATGGGGTGAGATAGAAAGTATGGTCTTAGCCTTCGAGCCGTGGTGACCAAAGCTGGGGCAAGTTTCTCCACCGCTGTATATCTGAGCTCAGTTCATTTTAGTCCATGGGAGATGTAATACAAGGGATTCTGTTCAGTGCCTTTTTGTCTGATCAGGACCGAGCTCACACTGCTTTGGTGGCTGAAAGATAAACATATAATTGCTCTCCTGCAGATGGCTTTGCTAATATGGGGAGCTCGGCCAAATACTTATTCAGGTCGTCGAATGCCTTTACGCATTCTTCATCCCACTCAAACTTCTTATTTTTtctaagaacgaggaagaaaggCAGACTTCGGTGCGCTGCTCTTGAAATGAATCGTGATAAAGCTTCTATTCTTCCGGCA
This genomic interval from Primulina huaijiensis isolate GDHJ02 chromosome 14, ASM1229523v2, whole genome shotgun sequence contains the following:
- the LOC140957217 gene encoding uncharacterized protein, with protein sequence MKKEELSKDSRKTYRLKQRSLRFILINGVFYKRSLSRPLLKCLGPKQSNYVLREIHEGCCRNQLGSYFLAWKILLAGYFWPTMQKDALTIVISCLEVTNRSLVQSLKTRLGNAKGNWVEELPSMLWSYMTTPKIGTGETPFSLVYGNKAVLLAEIDEKTSRVMFYDDQNDERRTADLDFLEEKREAAAIRMEAYKRHKARSYNRKVIQRSFQVGDLVWKKIQDVDVGKLDPRWEGPFKVVEKLSSGAYYFEDLLGKKLKRPWNAYHLRKYYA